A genomic window from Candidatus Pelagisphaera phototrophica includes:
- a CDS encoding sulfatase-like hydrolase/transferase has translation MLRLITLLTSLALASHLAAQKPNVLWISCEDISAHLGCYEDPHAITPNLDKLASEGVRYTHAFTTAGVCAPCRSGIITGMYQTTLGTQHMRGHAQLPPEVLPFPTYLRKAGYYCTNNSKEDYQFATPKNVWDDSSRKGHWRNRKNPDQPFFSVFNFTGCHESGIASASKYQDVTKDLDPSQRQHADGLTTFPPYYPETPDSREDWKRNYELITAMDAWAGDLIRQLKEDGLYENTIIMYWSDHGVGLPRAKRWLYDSGTRVPLIVRIPEALREKGQGKPGDVTDQLVSSIDYGPSVLNLAGIEIPSHVQGKAFLGKNLGTPREFVFGARDRMDERYDIIRMARDKRFKYIRNYEPLKTYYQYMNTPEKGKTMADLRRLHEEGKLPPAAEYYFSPSKPVEELYDTWNDPHEINNIAEDPKHTKTLKKLRQSHLDWVKSSRDTGLIAEPILVEREKKIGHRFGVLRQISDASFNNRLADIAVKASDGPKALPALMAGLKDPDAAIRYWGAVGVGNIGPAARKAESAIRMALYDESSVVRTAAARALCRLGQPKDALPVLVKELNVGEQWERLHAAIVLDEIEEMAWPVVASMHKALEPREDLYANGKYVVRVINRALNQLEGTDRKVN, from the coding sequence ATGCTTAGACTAATAACCCTTCTTACGAGCCTAGCGCTGGCCTCCCATTTAGCGGCGCAAAAGCCAAACGTACTCTGGATTAGCTGTGAAGATATCAGTGCCCATTTGGGATGCTATGAAGACCCTCACGCCATCACTCCCAACTTGGACAAATTGGCTTCTGAAGGAGTGCGGTATACCCATGCATTTACGACAGCTGGTGTTTGCGCGCCTTGTCGCAGCGGAATCATAACCGGGATGTATCAGACAACGCTCGGTACGCAGCACATGAGGGGTCACGCCCAGCTACCTCCGGAAGTTTTGCCCTTTCCCACCTATCTGCGAAAGGCCGGGTACTATTGTACGAATAACAGTAAAGAGGACTATCAGTTTGCAACTCCTAAGAATGTCTGGGATGACTCCAGCAGAAAAGGCCATTGGCGCAATCGGAAGAATCCTGACCAGCCATTCTTCTCTGTATTCAACTTTACAGGTTGCCACGAAAGCGGAATCGCTAGTGCCAGCAAGTACCAGGATGTAACAAAGGATTTAGACCCGAGTCAGCGGCAGCACGCTGATGGGCTCACTACATTTCCTCCCTACTATCCGGAAACGCCTGATTCTCGCGAAGACTGGAAACGTAATTACGAGCTTATTACGGCTATGGATGCTTGGGCAGGTGACCTGATTAGGCAACTTAAAGAAGATGGGCTATATGAGAATACGATCATTATGTATTGGTCTGACCACGGGGTGGGGTTGCCACGAGCCAAACGGTGGCTCTATGACTCGGGTACAAGAGTTCCTTTGATTGTCAGGATTCCAGAAGCGCTGCGAGAAAAGGGGCAGGGTAAGCCGGGAGATGTAACGGACCAACTGGTAAGCTCGATCGACTACGGGCCATCGGTGCTAAATCTAGCTGGTATTGAGATTCCTTCCCACGTTCAGGGGAAGGCATTCCTAGGCAAAAATTTGGGAACTCCCCGCGAATTTGTATTCGGAGCAAGAGATCGTATGGACGAGCGCTACGATATTATACGAATGGCGAGGGACAAGCGGTTCAAATACATAAGAAACTATGAGCCGCTAAAAACCTACTACCAATATATGAATACGCCTGAAAAGGGCAAGACGATGGCCGACTTGAGGCGACTTCATGAAGAAGGAAAATTGCCACCCGCTGCGGAGTACTATTTCTCACCCAGCAAACCTGTGGAAGAGCTTTATGACACGTGGAATGATCCCCATGAGATAAACAATATTGCGGAAGATCCAAAGCACACCAAGACCTTGAAGAAACTCCGCCAATCCCATTTGGACTGGGTAAAGAGTTCTCGGGATACCGGATTAATCGCGGAACCCATACTGGTTGAGCGGGAAAAGAAGATTGGGCATCGTTTCGGCGTCCTCAGGCAGATAAGTGACGCTTCTTTTAACAACAGACTGGCGGATATTGCGGTTAAGGCCTCGGATGGGCCGAAAGCGCTCCCAGCTCTCATGGCAGGACTAAAGGATCCGGATGCTGCCATTCGATACTGGGGTGCAGTCGGAGTGGGAAATATTGGGCCAGCAGCGAGAAAAGCCGAGAGTGCCATTCGGATGGCTTTGTACGATGAATCATCCGTTGTCCGGACCGCGGCCGCAAGGGCGTTGTGTCGTTTGGGTCAGCCAAAGGATGCTCTTCCGGTGTTAGTGAAAGAACTGAATGTTGGAGAACAGTGGGAGCGCCTTCATGCCGCCATCGTACTCGATGAAATCGAAGAGATGGCTTGGCCTGTAGTCGCCAGTATGCATAAAGCACTAGAGCCTCGAGAAGATTTGTATGCAAATGGGAAATACGTTGTGCGAGTCATAAACAGAGCCCTGAATCAATTAGAGGGGACGGATCGAAAAGTGAATTGA
- a CDS encoding 3-keto-disaccharide hydrolase, with amino-acid sequence MEGIVVRSLTFCCLSFLLVGVAGGFDAPEFKSLFDGKTLNGWINVNTGRETWTIKNGILVCSGDPIGVMRSERQYENFILEIEWMHLEAGGNSGVFVWSEGEVYTANRLPSGVEVQMLENDYPIIHNRVREYVSGELFGAGTVTTIPDHPRGKRSSSVEYRCKGKGEWNHYLVVCVDGVVKLSINGKFVNGVRESSIKKGYLCLESEGAEIHFRNIRIMELPPGVIQESEIAPVVGEEN; translated from the coding sequence ATGGAGGGGATTGTTGTGAGAAGTTTGACATTTTGCTGCCTTTCGTTCCTCCTAGTCGGTGTGGCTGGAGGGTTCGATGCTCCTGAGTTCAAGTCTCTCTTCGATGGAAAGACACTCAATGGGTGGATAAATGTGAATACAGGGCGTGAGACTTGGACCATTAAAAATGGGATTTTGGTTTGCAGTGGCGATCCGATCGGAGTGATGCGGTCGGAAAGGCAATACGAGAATTTCATATTAGAGATCGAATGGATGCACCTTGAGGCGGGTGGCAATTCTGGCGTTTTTGTGTGGAGTGAAGGAGAAGTGTACACAGCAAACCGACTACCGAGTGGAGTTGAAGTCCAGATGCTCGAAAATGACTATCCGATTATCCATAATCGGGTAAGAGAATATGTGAGTGGAGAGCTTTTCGGAGCAGGAACAGTAACGACGATTCCAGATCACCCAAGAGGTAAGCGAAGTTCGTCCGTGGAATATCGCTGCAAGGGAAAAGGAGAGTGGAATCACTATCTCGTCGTCTGTGTGGATGGCGTTGTTAAGCTCTCGATTAACGGAAAGTTTGTGAACGGTGTGAGAGAGTCCTCAATTAAAAAGGGCTACCTCTGCCTGGAATCGGAAGGTGCAGAGATTCACTTTCGGAACATTCGTATCATGGAGCTGCCTCCGGGGGTCATCCAGGAATCTGAGATTGCTCCTGTAGTTGGTGAGGAAAACTGA
- a CDS encoding tetratricopeptide repeat protein: MGAFSLFGAPNEGVFDIEAALEERYMEALNFLNVEDEEALKKAPRLLKKLAVSGHARSQHTLGTLYRYGIGVIENNKQAIRWYKEASEQSLPAAMLSLAESYIEGFGVEKDYQKARSLLETLLNPNATYDVRVEEFGVLRKTKSRASYLLGVIYSSGIEVEIDMSKAIKLFEKAAHTGDQDATMYLAITYAEGKEVEKSIEKAKEYFELLDLQSSDALRRSLDLVTVPGADNTEIENLKEYGEEMRAVISQTIVEMQTEFAKQVLYSEGEDFDAEFAAGLLELAANGGYAEAQSELAVLYYRGQGVEKDSERAVRLIAQAAEQGWVMAQYNLAVMIEEGRAEKQDRYQANKLLELAANQGLLAAQLLLDGSGEKSVLNSSEAKELCIELAERNDARALYSLARRKMMGWVMDIEMDREKLVELFKQSAESGYSRAQYTMGMLHMTGEVVEQNIETAFWWLKSAAAQNHPLALHHIGICYAQGLVVEPDIEQAFNYFSRSAELGLDAAKNSLAVFYNNGIHVIQNEWKASELYLEAADKGDQTAAYNIGNCYLEGKGVRRDVGKGLEWIARSAEQGNLIACSQMSHIYEEGLLVDFDAVELAYWREKAAELGSRLSMKQTAMNYFYGKGIPKNRGKAAFWITQYINSNGLSDTNRLSLEGEHENFADVQKLLPRDYSALIVYADLMADADWSGYDPKEAYRILDDLAVKGFNGARFRLAKLHIKGGFAKANSKKAYSIYKSLFDANRSSDLEIEKSLAGKAAYYLSGCFAVGIGVRASEVKAFKWLEESAYYGYGQAQYELGKRIVFENDPGKLSEGVNWLIAAANQGHNDSHVVLAKLNLETPIPSLDQETIIVWLKVLVDSGSGEARTLLKRYGVEYKVPVTKPRTPRDDEGKEINPYAPIEAA; this comes from the coding sequence ATGGGGGCATTTTCGCTTTTTGGAGCACCTAACGAGGGTGTATTCGATATTGAGGCAGCGCTCGAAGAACGATATATGGAAGCTTTGAACTTCCTCAATGTTGAAGACGAAGAGGCCCTTAAAAAGGCTCCGAGGCTTTTGAAAAAACTGGCTGTGTCGGGTCATGCCCGGTCGCAACATACCCTGGGAACGCTTTACCGGTACGGTATTGGGGTGATTGAAAACAACAAGCAAGCGATCCGCTGGTACAAGGAAGCTTCGGAGCAGTCCCTTCCGGCAGCTATGCTGAGTTTGGCTGAGTCCTACATAGAAGGCTTTGGGGTTGAAAAAGACTACCAGAAAGCCCGTTCTTTGCTCGAGACCCTGCTTAACCCTAACGCCACTTACGATGTGAGGGTGGAGGAGTTTGGTGTCCTTAGAAAAACCAAGTCGAGGGCGAGCTACTTGCTGGGCGTAATCTACTCGAGTGGTATCGAAGTAGAGATTGATATGTCAAAAGCGATCAAGCTCTTTGAAAAGGCAGCTCACACAGGAGACCAAGATGCTACGATGTATCTGGCGATTACCTACGCTGAAGGAAAAGAAGTAGAAAAAAGCATCGAGAAGGCCAAGGAGTACTTTGAATTGCTGGATCTCCAGTCATCAGATGCCCTCAGACGTTCATTGGACTTGGTCACTGTGCCGGGTGCTGATAATACCGAGATAGAAAACTTGAAAGAGTACGGCGAGGAAATGCGGGCGGTGATTTCCCAGACGATCGTTGAGATGCAGACAGAATTTGCGAAGCAGGTCTTGTATTCAGAAGGAGAAGATTTTGATGCGGAGTTTGCCGCGGGGCTCTTGGAACTTGCGGCCAACGGAGGATACGCAGAAGCGCAATCAGAGTTGGCGGTCCTCTACTACCGTGGTCAGGGTGTTGAAAAGGACTCTGAAAGGGCAGTTCGTCTTATCGCACAAGCAGCAGAGCAGGGCTGGGTCATGGCCCAATACAACTTGGCAGTAATGATCGAGGAAGGTAGGGCGGAAAAACAAGATAGATATCAGGCCAACAAGTTGCTTGAACTCGCCGCTAACCAAGGCCTCCTGGCAGCCCAATTGCTTCTTGATGGATCAGGCGAAAAGAGTGTTCTGAATTCAAGCGAAGCCAAAGAGTTGTGCATCGAACTAGCTGAGCGCAACGATGCTCGAGCGTTATATAGTTTGGCTCGTCGGAAGATGATGGGTTGGGTGATGGATATTGAGATGGATCGCGAGAAATTGGTAGAGCTGTTTAAGCAATCTGCTGAATCGGGGTATTCTCGTGCTCAATACACGATGGGAATGCTTCACATGACAGGCGAAGTTGTGGAACAGAATATAGAGACCGCCTTTTGGTGGCTGAAGAGTGCGGCAGCTCAAAATCATCCATTAGCGCTCCATCACATCGGAATTTGCTACGCTCAGGGACTCGTTGTTGAGCCAGATATTGAACAAGCGTTTAACTATTTTTCCAGAAGTGCAGAATTGGGTTTAGATGCGGCCAAAAACAGCCTTGCAGTATTTTACAATAACGGAATCCACGTTATCCAAAATGAGTGGAAGGCCAGTGAGCTATATCTTGAAGCGGCGGATAAAGGAGACCAGACCGCAGCGTACAATATAGGAAACTGCTATTTGGAGGGAAAGGGAGTAAGGCGGGATGTAGGAAAAGGACTTGAATGGATCGCGCGGTCTGCCGAGCAAGGGAACTTGATCGCATGCAGCCAGATGTCCCATATTTACGAGGAGGGGTTGCTGGTAGACTTCGATGCGGTCGAACTTGCTTACTGGAGAGAGAAAGCCGCAGAGTTGGGGAGCCGACTTTCAATGAAGCAGACCGCAATGAACTATTTCTACGGTAAAGGGATTCCGAAAAATAGGGGCAAGGCGGCTTTTTGGATCACACAGTACATAAATAGTAATGGGCTAAGCGATACGAACAGGCTATCATTGGAAGGTGAGCACGAAAATTTTGCGGACGTACAAAAACTGCTTCCGCGGGACTACTCTGCCTTGATCGTGTATGCGGACCTGATGGCGGACGCAGATTGGTCGGGATATGACCCTAAAGAAGCGTATCGAATTCTCGATGACCTCGCAGTCAAAGGATTCAATGGAGCCCGTTTTCGATTAGCGAAATTACACATAAAAGGGGGTTTCGCTAAAGCGAATTCTAAAAAGGCATATTCTATCTATAAATCACTCTTTGATGCGAATCGCAGCTCGGATTTAGAGATAGAAAAGAGTCTGGCTGGAAAGGCCGCTTACTATCTGAGTGGATGCTTTGCCGTTGGGATCGGCGTCAGGGCGAGTGAAGTCAAAGCGTTTAAATGGCTCGAAGAGTCAGCCTACTATGGGTATGGCCAGGCACAATACGAATTAGGGAAAAGAATTGTTTTCGAAAACGATCCAGGGAAGTTGAGCGAAGGGGTCAATTGGCTTATCGCGGCCGCCAATCAAGGACACAACGATTCCCATGTTGTTCTTGCGAAGCTGAATCTTGAAACCCCCATTCCCTCTCTGGATCAGGAAACAATCATTGTATGGCTCAAAGTTCTTGTGGATTCAGGATCGGGTGAGGCCCGAACGCTTCTCAAGCGATACGGAGTCGAGTACAAGGTCCCGGTAACAAAGCCGCGGACCCCAAGGGATGATGAGGGAAAGGAAATCAACCCCTACGCCCCAATTGAAGCCGCTTAG
- a CDS encoding GtrA family protein produces MTASRNIVSQILRFILVSGIAFAIDAGVYLFLSNQLDIDGSWAKRISFACVSIWGFFAHKYFTFRHRVFNASEPIRFAIVYLTGWILNSVIYDATIALDQTSEPAFLTATFAWACWNFIGQKWFVFAEPNPNDKAD; encoded by the coding sequence ATGACCGCCAGCCGCAATATAGTTTCCCAAATCCTGCGATTCATCTTGGTCAGTGGAATTGCTTTCGCGATCGATGCCGGTGTCTACTTATTTCTCTCGAATCAGTTAGATATAGACGGATCGTGGGCGAAAAGAATCAGTTTTGCTTGCGTTTCAATTTGGGGATTTTTCGCCCACAAGTATTTCACCTTTCGCCACCGCGTCTTTAATGCAAGCGAGCCCATTCGATTCGCGATCGTATATCTGACCGGATGGATATTAAACAGCGTGATCTACGACGCGACCATCGCCTTGGACCAAACCTCTGAACCGGCCTTTCTTACTGCAACGTTTGCTTGGGCTTGCTGGAACTTTATTGGTCAAAAATGGTTTGTTTTTGCTGAGCCAAACCCAAACGACAAAGCAGATTAG
- a CDS encoding DJ-1/PfpI family protein, with the protein MSEKILIITGDGGESYEVLYALHRFREANFVTEIAAPRKRALNLVLHDFALGWDTYIERPGYGADSDLTFPEVVVDDYFAVMLIGGRAPEYLRNDPKVLEIVKEFHAKGKWIYSICHGIQILATAGLLNESNITCYEHCRPEAEAAGGKWIKEEATIDGKIISAQTWLSHPDFYRLIFQNI; encoded by the coding sequence ATGAGCGAGAAAATATTGATTATCACAGGTGACGGTGGAGAGAGTTACGAAGTTTTGTACGCATTGCACCGATTTCGAGAAGCGAATTTCGTGACGGAGATTGCCGCTCCGCGTAAGCGAGCTTTGAACCTTGTTCTTCACGATTTTGCTCTAGGCTGGGATACCTACATTGAAAGGCCGGGCTACGGGGCAGACTCAGATCTTACTTTTCCTGAAGTTGTGGTCGATGATTACTTCGCAGTGATGCTAATCGGTGGAAGGGCTCCTGAGTATTTGAGAAATGATCCCAAGGTACTCGAGATCGTAAAGGAATTCCATGCCAAGGGGAAGTGGATCTACAGCATCTGCCACGGCATACAGATTCTCGCTACGGCGGGGCTTCTCAACGAATCAAACATTACTTGTTACGAGCATTGCCGACCTGAAGCAGAAGCTGCGGGAGGAAAGTGGATCAAAGAGGAAGCGACCATAGACGGAAAAATAATCAGTGCTCAAACATGGCTGTCGCATCCTGATTTCTACCGCCTCATTTTTCAGAACATCTAG
- a CDS encoding helix-turn-helix transcriptional regulator, translated as MKNGKYKGSQWETRREILGKLKMRGALPSSTMAEELGISSMAVRQHLQDLQNEGDVLSSDVSGGKGRPTKYWELTDHASRHFTDSHRDLILDLLENMKHSLGPEGMDRLLEKRGEGQIETYKARVDPLTSLLAKVEGLARIRSEEGYMAEVQAGGDDTCYLIENHCPICAAAESCAGLCATELEVFRKTLGDEVKVERTEYLLNDSRRCVYRIRPSP; from the coding sequence GTGAAGAATGGTAAATACAAGGGGTCTCAATGGGAAACGCGGCGCGAAATTCTCGGAAAGCTGAAAATGCGCGGTGCATTGCCTAGTTCCACTATGGCTGAAGAACTAGGAATTTCCTCTATGGCGGTTCGTCAGCACCTGCAAGATTTGCAAAATGAAGGTGACGTCCTGTCGAGTGACGTTTCGGGCGGTAAAGGACGGCCTACCAAGTATTGGGAGCTAACTGATCATGCGTCCCGTCATTTTACGGATAGTCACAGAGATTTAATTCTCGATTTGCTTGAGAATATGAAGCACTCTTTGGGTCCGGAAGGCATGGATCGACTCTTAGAAAAGAGAGGCGAAGGGCAGATTGAAACTTACAAGGCAAGAGTCGACCCATTGACTAGCCTGTTAGCGAAAGTCGAGGGCCTCGCTCGAATCCGCTCAGAGGAAGGTTATATGGCGGAAGTGCAAGCGGGCGGGGATGATACCTGCTACCTGATCGAAAATCACTGCCCCATTTGCGCTGCGGCCGAGAGCTGTGCCGGATTATGCGCAACGGAATTGGAAGTTTTTCGAAAGACGCTGGGTGATGAGGTGAAAGTGGAGAGAACTGAGTACCTCCTAAATGATTCTCGTCGATGCGTCTATCGGATTCGACCTAGTCCCTGA
- the mgtE gene encoding magnesium transporter has product MTEQDDYNTAEPVASSLRSNRLKDMHPSDIAAEIENLELDDIREIFRSLSDEVTADVITELPQELQTELMENMRLERVSEIIPEMLSDDAADALSDVSPDRLHDIMEQLPDEEVAEISDLMEYPEDSAGGIMQKELHAIGENLTLGEAREAIRQDEDQEDDSAIYVYVTNESGQLKGVLRLRDLLFGDLRREANQVMVREVGSVPVTADQEEIANLFQKYNYSSLPVVDDEGILIGRVTSDDVLDVVQEEATEDMQRMVGISGDESAFTAWPQSVRNRLPWLCVNLCTGFCIAWVISLFEPALEKYAILAFFLPIIGLLGGNAGNQTLTIVVRSLALGEIENKEWRQLLIKELFTGCINGLAIGGIAGLASWLWIGKPVLGVVVCAAMLLNMIASAVAGVMVPISLRALKVDPALASSIMVTTATDIIGFFLFLSFATIAISTYSL; this is encoded by the coding sequence ATGACGGAACAGGATGACTACAATACGGCAGAGCCCGTGGCATCATCCCTCCGATCCAACCGTCTGAAGGACATGCATCCTAGCGATATCGCAGCCGAGATAGAGAATCTGGAGCTAGACGATATAAGAGAAATTTTCCGCTCCCTTAGCGACGAGGTCACCGCCGACGTCATAACCGAACTTCCACAGGAGCTCCAAACGGAACTGATGGAAAACATGCGGCTCGAACGGGTAAGCGAGATTATACCCGAAATGTTGTCCGACGACGCTGCGGATGCGCTGAGCGATGTTTCGCCAGACCGGCTTCACGATATCATGGAGCAACTTCCTGATGAGGAAGTGGCGGAGATCTCCGACCTGATGGAGTACCCGGAAGACTCTGCTGGCGGAATCATGCAGAAGGAGCTCCACGCGATTGGCGAAAACCTCACCCTTGGAGAGGCAAGAGAAGCGATCCGACAAGATGAGGACCAGGAAGACGACAGCGCGATTTATGTCTACGTAACTAACGAATCGGGTCAGCTAAAAGGCGTTCTCCGCTTGAGAGACCTTCTATTCGGGGATCTCCGACGGGAAGCCAACCAAGTCATGGTAAGGGAAGTCGGGTCAGTCCCAGTCACGGCAGACCAGGAGGAAATCGCGAATCTTTTCCAGAAGTATAACTACAGTTCGCTTCCCGTTGTAGACGACGAGGGGATTCTCATTGGACGTGTTACTTCGGACGATGTGCTCGATGTCGTTCAAGAGGAGGCTACCGAAGACATGCAGCGCATGGTAGGGATCTCTGGAGATGAGTCTGCATTCACCGCTTGGCCTCAATCGGTCCGCAATCGACTCCCTTGGCTTTGCGTCAATTTGTGCACGGGATTCTGCATCGCCTGGGTCATTTCCCTTTTCGAACCCGCCCTAGAGAAGTACGCCATACTCGCTTTCTTTCTTCCAATAATCGGGTTGCTTGGCGGCAACGCGGGCAATCAAACCCTGACAATCGTTGTGCGGTCTCTGGCGCTCGGCGAAATCGAGAACAAGGAATGGAGGCAACTCCTCATCAAAGAACTCTTCACCGGCTGTATCAACGGCCTAGCCATTGGTGGAATCGCCGGGCTTGCATCGTGGCTCTGGATAGGGAAACCAGTCCTTGGGGTGGTTGTATGCGCTGCGATGCTACTCAACATGATCGCTTCCGCTGTTGCCGGAGTTATGGTGCCGATTAGCCTGCGCGCCTTAAAAGTCGATCCTGCTCTCGCGTCCTCCATAATGGTTACTACCGCGACCGATATAATCGGCTTTTTCTTATTCCTAAGTTTCGCCACAATCGCCATAAGCACCTATAGCCTCTAG
- a CDS encoding YheT family hydrolase has product MPLSEASTYTAPWFLPSAHWQTILPNVTRRRIRVEYRRERFELPDSDFMDLDWLESNPVHNEVRCCIILHGLEGDSHAPYVKSMAQSFHRSGYSVGALNLRGCSGKPNRLKRFYHSGDTEGLAFVLDQVSARYDRISLVGFSLGGNVLLKYLGEDSARVPKSVRSAAAFSVPCDLAGAADCLAESRNAFYMKRFIKLLGAKLREKEKKYQEYEYEEGHSEMKSFHEFDNVYTARLNGFRDAIDYWSQSSCKQYLNRLDRPALLVNARNDPFLSDSCFPREIAQSSSLFHLEIPGSGGHCGFPGRKAPEGYWHERRALSFFAAQGNRGF; this is encoded by the coding sequence GTGCCGCTATCCGAAGCATCCACATACACGGCTCCTTGGTTTCTTCCCAGCGCTCATTGGCAGACGATTCTTCCCAATGTCACCAGGCGAAGAATACGGGTCGAGTATAGACGCGAAAGATTCGAATTACCCGACTCCGATTTCATGGATCTGGATTGGCTAGAATCAAACCCAGTCCACAATGAGGTGCGTTGCTGCATAATTCTCCATGGCCTGGAAGGGGACAGCCATGCACCCTACGTGAAGTCAATGGCCCAGTCTTTTCACAGATCAGGCTATTCGGTGGGAGCCTTGAATTTGAGGGGTTGTAGTGGGAAGCCCAATCGCCTGAAGCGGTTTTACCATAGTGGGGATACAGAAGGACTGGCCTTTGTTCTGGATCAAGTTAGCGCGCGATACGACCGGATTTCTCTAGTAGGCTTCAGCCTCGGTGGGAATGTGTTGCTAAAGTATTTAGGTGAAGACTCTGCCAGAGTCCCAAAATCTGTCCGTTCTGCCGCGGCCTTTAGTGTGCCCTGTGACTTGGCGGGGGCGGCCGACTGTTTAGCGGAATCGCGAAACGCTTTTTACATGAAACGATTTATTAAGCTTCTCGGGGCGAAACTAAGAGAAAAGGAGAAAAAATATCAGGAATACGAATACGAAGAGGGGCATTCTGAGATGAAGTCGTTTCACGAATTCGACAACGTTTACACGGCACGTCTAAATGGATTTCGTGACGCGATCGACTATTGGAGCCAATCAAGTTGCAAGCAGTATTTGAATCGACTGGATCGCCCGGCTTTATTAGTGAATGCTAGGAATGATCCGTTCCTCTCGGATTCCTGCTTCCCCCGCGAGATTGCCCAATCTAGCTCTCTCTTCCATCTAGAGATTCCGGGATCAGGAGGGCACTGTGGGTTCCCGGGTCGCAAGGCACCCGAGGGCTACTGGCATGAACGCCGTGCGCTATCGTTTTTCGCAGCACAAGGGAACCGCGGATTCTAA
- a CDS encoding SOS response-associated peptidase translates to MCGRYTLVKKPISIGSDNKGKISFPSPSGSKEYSFKARYNIAPTQNNLVIRKDLEAGKLTANEMRWGLVPSWSKSGSTTSLLINARSETIADKPSFKAAYQRRRCLVPADGYYEWKRQRRINQPYYLQLKDEVLFYMAGIWETWHDPAGNSSESFAILTTQANALASKIHDRMPVILQDEGAHEWLDGNPETIETESRFNFFAAISSDRMQCRPVNPIVNNNQNDSPECIEPPQVEASTQLDMGF, encoded by the coding sequence ATGTGCGGGCGTTATACATTGGTCAAGAAACCGATCTCGATCGGAAGCGACAATAAGGGGAAAATAAGTTTTCCTTCACCGAGTGGCAGCAAAGAATATTCATTCAAGGCCCGCTACAATATCGCTCCAACCCAAAACAATCTTGTCATTAGGAAAGACTTAGAGGCGGGTAAATTGACCGCGAACGAAATGCGTTGGGGGCTCGTTCCCAGTTGGTCAAAATCCGGTTCGACCACTTCTCTCCTCATAAATGCCCGTTCGGAAACAATCGCAGACAAACCGAGTTTCAAGGCGGCCTATCAGCGACGACGTTGCCTTGTGCCTGCGGACGGGTACTACGAGTGGAAGCGTCAACGGCGCATTAACCAGCCCTACTATCTCCAGCTCAAGGACGAGGTGTTATTCTATATGGCTGGCATTTGGGAAACCTGGCACGATCCAGCCGGCAATTCCTCTGAGAGCTTTGCCATTCTAACCACTCAGGCCAACGCTCTCGCCTCAAAGATTCATGATCGCATGCCGGTCATACTTCAGGACGAGGGAGCCCACGAGTGGCTGGATGGAAATCCCGAAACCATCGAAACGGAGTCTCGATTTAATTTTTTCGCCGCGATAAGTTCCGACCGAATGCAATGCCGGCCGGTCAATCCAATTGTGAACAACAACCAAAACGATTCGCCCGAATGCATCGAGCCACCCCAGGTTGAAGCAAGCACCCAGCTCGATATGGGGTTTTAG